From Methanosarcina lacustris Z-7289, one genomic window encodes:
- a CDS encoding retron St85 family RNA-directed DNA polymerase: MTEKLTKNERLKVLFDDRIEEGVVPKLSEEDYNKEFKYFTQLKSKKLPYIYDIDHFCKLTNSSSKQVKFFLSNKEKAYATFKVPKKSGDFREINAPSKKMKIIQRWILDKILYKLNPGNYAHGFIPGKTIYTNAKAHVNKDLVLGIDIKDFFPSIKFVAVYDVFKFAGYTARVARQLAELCTYHWKLPQGAPTSPMLANLVALNLDKKISQYCIRENFEYSRYADDITISGSYNLAMHKEIIIKIINENGFEVNYKKVRMVSKGSRQKVTGLVVNDKVGMGRTKKKTLRAIVHNILMNGPVFENRDNDPFFRERIFGYLGCANAIDPEFTSPLIDSLKKIDWSEYEECIKEIKESEINVNHIKRINKVLLVKFDELGFFRKIAELPEGAFSEEFKTKLESLQEKCDVKIHGVEACSDCLDVKKVIYNKCMKYVLGHYTGTTGGHHHGHEIYDMKALTDYNGENITVAFLMKSANKPAKENNSNKENSLVVQTLDCTDYNDSINLISIVSNNNLSNKSCERLEKIIKGMSKGKEKEQLYCFIMKKEMKRILYDFYKNYQSS; this comes from the coding sequence GTGACAGAGAAATTGACTAAAAATGAAAGGTTGAAAGTTTTATTTGATGACCGTATTGAAGAAGGTGTAGTTCCAAAATTAAGCGAAGAAGATTATAATAAAGAATTTAAATATTTTACACAGTTAAAATCAAAGAAACTACCCTATATTTATGATATTGATCACTTTTGCAAGCTTACAAATTCATCATCAAAACAAGTCAAATTTTTTTTATCAAATAAAGAGAAAGCTTATGCTACATTTAAAGTACCTAAAAAAAGTGGAGATTTTAGGGAAATAAATGCTCCATCTAAAAAAATGAAAATTATTCAAAGATGGATTCTAGATAAAATATTATATAAATTGAATCCAGGAAACTATGCTCACGGATTTATTCCTGGAAAAACAATTTATACAAATGCTAAAGCTCACGTAAATAAGGATTTAGTCCTTGGAATTGACATAAAAGATTTTTTTCCTAGTATAAAGTTTGTTGCCGTATACGATGTATTTAAATTTGCTGGATACACAGCGAGAGTCGCACGACAGCTTGCTGAGCTTTGCACCTATCATTGGAAATTACCCCAAGGTGCACCCACAAGTCCAATGTTAGCGAATTTGGTTGCTTTAAACCTTGATAAGAAGATATCCCAATACTGCATAAGAGAAAATTTTGAATACTCTAGGTATGCAGATGATATTACGATTTCTGGATCTTACAATCTCGCAATGCACAAGGAAATAATCATTAAGATCATTAATGAGAATGGATTTGAAGTAAATTATAAAAAAGTTAGAATGGTCTCCAAGGGGTCTAGACAGAAAGTAACAGGGTTAGTAGTTAACGATAAAGTTGGCATGGGCAGAACCAAGAAAAAGACTCTAAGAGCGATAGTTCATAATATTTTGATGAATGGTCCTGTTTTCGAAAATAGAGATAACGATCCTTTTTTCAGAGAAAGAATATTTGGATACTTGGGATGTGCCAATGCAATTGATCCAGAATTTACTTCACCTCTAATAGATTCACTTAAGAAAATAGATTGGTCTGAATACGAAGAATGTATAAAAGAAATAAAAGAAAGTGAAATAAATGTAAATCATATAAAACGAATTAATAAAGTCCTTCTGGTCAAATTTGATGAGTTAGGGTTCTTTAGAAAGATTGCAGAATTACCAGAAGGTGCATTCTCAGAAGAGTTTAAAACCAAATTGGAAAGTTTACAAGAAAAATGTGATGTTAAAATACATGGAGTTGAAGCTTGCAGTGACTGTTTAGATGTGAAAAAAGTGATTTATAATAAATGTATGAAGTACGTTTTAGGACATTATACTGGAACAACAGGAGGACATCATCACGGCCATGAAATCTATGATATGAAAGCTTTGACAGACTATAATGGAGAAAATATAACTGTTGCATTTCTCATGAAATCAGCAAATAAGCCTGCTAAAGAGAATAATTCTAACAAAGAAAATAGTCTTGTGGTGCAAACCTTGGATTGTACAGATTATAACGACTCTATCAATTTAATTTCCATAGTATCAAATAACAATTTAAGCAATAAATCATGTGAACGCTTAGAAAAGATAATTAAAGGTATGAGCAAAGGAAAAGAAAAAGAACAGTTATATTGTTTTATTATGAAAAAGGAAATGAAAAGAATACTATATGATTTTTATAAAAATTATCAGAGTTCTTAA